The sequence CAGGTGACGCAGTTGATGCCTTGGTTGCCAGCCAATCGTACTATGGTAACGTCACCATTCCCGGCGGTCTGTATCGCGGCGTTGACGAAGATGTACCGTCATTTGGTCTGCCTTCGACATTTGTCACTACGTCGGATGTCCCGGAAGAGACAGTATACGTGATGGTCAAAGCCGTCTTCGAGAACTTTGACACGTTTACGTCTTTCCACCCAGCTTTCGCAAATCTGAAGCAAGAGGAAATGGTGGTTAACGGCCTGTCCGCGCCGATGCACCCAGGTGCCGAACGCTATTTCCGTGAAGCAGGTCTGATCGAATAAGAAACCCCGTCTCAGGGCGGCAAAATCGTGCCGCCCTGAGAACCCAATCCAATAATATCTCTAAATCTGGTGAGAAACTTATGAGTCACAGCACGCATGACGCCCAAGAAGATCAGCGCAATCAGGACATCAAGGTTTTCCTTAACGGCAAAATAGTTCCGCGGGATCAGGCATTGGTATCTGTCTACGATTCTGGATTTATGCTGGGGGACGGAATGTGGGAAGGCGTGCGCTTCTATAATGGCGTCTGGGCCTTTTTTGACGAACATATGCAGCGGCTTTTTAACAGCTGCAAATCGGTCTCCATCGACATTGGGATGACTAAGTCGCAAATTCTTGAGGCCCTAAATGCGACAGCTGCGGCGAACAATATCACGTCAGATGCCCATTGTCGTTTGATGGTCACGCGCGGCCCGAAAGTGAAGCCGTTCCAACATCCTAACCTGTCACGCTCCGGACCAACGGTGACGGCGATTGTCGAACATTCGAAACCTGCCGACAGCCTTCTAAACCAGGGCATTCGTTTGGCGACTGTCCCGCAGGTGCGCGGCCTTCCAATGAGTCAGGACGCCAAATACAACAGCCACTCGAAACTGAACTGCGTAATTGCCAGCCTTCAGGCCGAACAGGCCGGAGCTGATG comes from Yoonia sp. GPGPB17 and encodes:
- a CDS encoding aminotransferase class IV, whose amino-acid sequence is MSHSTHDAQEDQRNQDIKVFLNGKIVPRDQALVSVYDSGFMLGDGMWEGVRFYNGVWAFFDEHMQRLFNSCKSVSIDIGMTKSQILEALNATAAANNITSDAHCRLMVTRGPKVKPFQHPNLSRSGPTVTAIVEHSKPADSLLNQGIRLATVPQVRGLPMSQDAKYNSHSKLNCVIASLQAEQAGADEALMLDPHGFVNTTNACNFFIVRRGEVWTSTGDYCMNGVTRQKVIDLCHANDIPVREKNYSLYEAYGADEAFLTGTFGAQTPVASIDGKAIGDHSGAGPMTRRLRELYKDLVQANVSEFKQNARAAPEKVKLAEGGA